Genomic window (Fibrobacter sp. UWR4):
GCCCAATGGAAATTACTTTGTTGTCATTCGCGCCGCAGGAGTTTCCTACACGACGAAAGTTACGGTGAAGTAAATTTTCTGCTGGATGGACCTATGGCCGCAAGTAAAGTGATTGAACGTCTCTTTGAATACGATGATTATCGTAAGTTTCTGCAGGATTATTTTGAAGAGCAGAAAAATCAAAGTGCTGTATTTTCTCACCGTTTTTTTGCGGCGAAGGCCGGTTTCAAGACATCCTCCTATTGTCTGAATGTGATTCGTGGTCGTTTGAATGCCTCAAGGATTCCGGCCTCCAGATTAAGGAAATCCGCCAGTACATCGAATGGTTCCGTCAGAGAGATTCTACCCTTCAACAGCGTCTTGAACTTTTCCAGAACCGCCGTAAGGCCCTGGAAGCAGAAATGGCCCGCATGCAGACCGTGATGAACAAGATCACCTTCAAGGAAACCTTGTACACCACAGCCCTCAAGTTGGGAAGTCTCGCCGCTGCCGACAACGACAAGACCATCATGCGCCTGAAAAAAAGCTCTTTGACTCTCCGGATGATTTTGACAAGAAAGTCGCCGGCTAATCATTTCACCGACAAATAGCAGACGAATCAAGTTTTCACAAACAAAAAATCCTGGGCAACGCCCGGGACTTTTTTTAAAGGCCGTTACTTTTCAGCCAGCGATCTATACGAGAATTCAGGTCTCTTCCGCCGCTGTAGTAGAATTCAAAGGGGAACCCTACATAGCTTTTCTGCAGTTTCTTGTTTAAGTCAGAAACGCTGTCGCCGTAGCGGGTGCCCCCATGGCTGGAAAAGCCGGCAACGGTCTTGCCCTTGAAATCATAGCTTTCCAGGAAGGTGAATACGGGCATGGGAATGGTGGCCCACCAGGTAGGATACCCCAGCAAGACAACGCTGTACTTGGACATGTCTTTGATTTTTGTCCTGAGAGGAGGGCGAGCGTCGCTATTCAAGTCCTTTTGGGTAACTTCGTAAATGCCACCGCGGTAAGGCTTTGCCATTTCGATTTCCACAAGGTCAACATTTCCGTCGCCGTACTTCTTTTTCATCTGCTTTGAAACGTATTCCGCTGCACTTTGGGTGTTGCCGGAATAGCTGAAGTAGGCTATGAGAATTTTCAGATTTTTTGGAATGCTGATGGCATTGATTTCGGGATTGAATTTCGTTTCAATGATTGCGGCGGAATTTGCATCTCCAGACTTTGCATTGCGTGCAATTCTAAAGCCGAGATTACGATCATTATCCAGCGGATTGGTGGCAGAACGGTAGGCGCTTCTCAGGTGCTTTCCAAAATCGTTGTAGGCACCGCCACGATTCACACGGTAAATTCCAACGCGCGGTCCTGCAGGGTTCAGCTTTTCCGTTTCATTATATTCACCGTAGTAGTCAAAGACCCATTCGCTGACATTGCCGTGCATATTGTACAATCCAAAAGCGTTTGGCTTGTAGGAATCAACGGCAACGGGTTCATCAATAACGGAGCCGGGCACCACATTCTTGTTGGTGTGATGCATATAGTTTTCTTCAATTAGGTACGGATAGCTTCCGTAATAGTTGGCGTCTTCAAC
Coding sequences:
- a CDS encoding MerR family DNA-binding protein — encoded protein: MSECDSWSFECLKDSGLQIKEIRQYIEWFRQRDSTLQQRLELFQNRRKALEAEMARMQTVMNKITFKETLYTTALKLGSLAAADNDKTIMRLKKSSLTLRMILTRKSPANHFTDK
- a CDS encoding flavodoxin — translated: MKKCVIAIGIFSLVVSAFAESKMMLVKGGMFTMGSPTTERQRQLDEKQHSVTLGDFYVDAYEVQQKDYEKITGKNPSTFKGGNLPVQNVTYYDAIEFCNAKSRAEGLQEAYRVSRGESGRARDITVTWNRGANGYRLLTEAEWEYANRAGTTTVFSTGNWNRVEDANYYGSYPYLIEENYMHHTNKNVVPGSVIDEPVAVDSYKPNAFGLYNMHGNVSEWVFDYYGEYNETEKLNPAGPRVGIYRVNRGGAYNDFGKHLRSAYRSATNPLDNDRNLGFRIARNAKSGDANSAAIIETKFNPEINAISIPKNLKILIAYFSYSGNTQSAAEYVSKQMKKKYGDGNVDLVEIEMAKPYRGGIYEVTQKDLNSDARPPLRTKIKDMSKYSVVLLGYPTWWATIPMPVFTFLESYDFKGKTVAGFSSHGGTRYGDSVSDLNKKLQKSYVGFPFEFYYSGGRDLNSRIDRWLKSNGL